One genomic window of Elusimicrobiota bacterium includes the following:
- a CDS encoding M23 family metallopeptidase, which produces MRPRRLKNLIFRTLLYGTSLGLIWMGMRLHMRLNAHAAFHNNRPDQGAAAYEGILSRRRLYDILRETGSDAQEATATSQALGKAINVRRLGPQDRYRVVRSTSGSFLHLTLTHELERYIVTTDDEGRFRAKKRRMALIAHNNHAAGTVENSLWLSMESAGVPAEIILRFTEIFQWTVDFLTEPRDGDRFTVVWNEHKTTDGRPWGYSIKSGAYRGAVTGERWAILFDNDYYDEKGESLRRMFLRAPLRFSRISSRFSRDRYHPVLRINRPHHGTDYAAPRGTPVHSVAGGVVIAAHRERGFGNIVTIRHNAVYTTLYGHLNKFAKGIRKGVRVKQGKVIGYVGSTGLATGPHLHFQIEKNGRWMDFLKLDLPFAHSIAKNRREAFLAHRNRIMAEIEGATASAQSSEADVKIQ; this is translated from the coding sequence ATGCGGCCTCGCCGCTTGAAAAACCTTATTTTCCGGACGCTTCTCTACGGAACGTCTCTGGGTTTAATCTGGATGGGGATGCGCCTTCATATGCGGCTTAACGCCCATGCAGCCTTTCACAATAATCGGCCTGATCAAGGGGCGGCCGCTTACGAAGGAATACTCAGCCGCCGGCGTCTCTATGACATCCTCAGGGAGACCGGATCGGATGCTCAAGAAGCGACCGCCACATCGCAGGCCCTGGGAAAAGCCATAAATGTCCGGCGCCTGGGCCCGCAAGACCGCTATCGCGTCGTCCGCTCCACGTCGGGATCCTTTCTGCACCTGACATTGACGCACGAACTTGAACGCTATATCGTCACGACGGATGATGAGGGAAGATTCCGGGCTAAAAAACGCCGGATGGCCCTGATCGCCCATAATAATCATGCCGCCGGAACCGTTGAAAACAGCCTCTGGCTTTCAATGGAATCCGCCGGTGTTCCCGCCGAAATCATTCTGCGTTTTACGGAAATTTTCCAATGGACGGTGGATTTCCTGACCGAACCCCGGGACGGCGACCGCTTCACCGTCGTCTGGAACGAACACAAAACAACGGACGGACGGCCTTGGGGTTACTCCATTAAATCCGGCGCTTACCGGGGCGCCGTCACCGGGGAACGCTGGGCCATCTTATTTGATAATGACTACTATGATGAAAAGGGAGAATCCCTCAGGCGCATGTTTTTAAGGGCTCCCCTGAGGTTCTCCAGAATCTCCTCCCGTTTCTCGAGGGATCGCTACCACCCCGTGCTCAGAATCAACCGTCCCCATCACGGCACCGATTATGCCGCTCCCCGGGGGACGCCGGTGCACAGCGTGGCCGGCGGCGTCGTCATCGCCGCCCACAGGGAACGGGGGTTCGGCAACATAGTCACAATCCGCCACAACGCGGTGTACACGACTCTTTACGGGCACCTGAATAAATTCGCCAAAGGAATCCGTAAAGGCGTTAGGGTAAAACAAGGAAAAGTCATCGGATATGTCGGTTCCACCGGCCTGGCCACCGGCCCGCACCTGCATTTTCAAATAGAAAAAAACGGCCGGTGGATGGATTTTCTCAAGCTTGACCTTCCCTTCGCCCATTCCATCGCCAAAAACCGCAGGGAAGCCTTTCTAGCCCACAGGAACAGGATCATGGCGGAGATTGAAGGCGCGACGGCTTCCGCGCAATCATCCGAAGCCGATGTCAAAATCCAATAA
- the traF gene encoding conjugal transfer protein TraF yields the protein MHRSAVKVLIALLIAFTGRPGYAESWQTLGPQPMGMGGSFVGVARGNLAQYWNPAGLAQENNISGIQIPVGGRVEFTSGLLKDAHNLSNIAAKYSALQDAQKNSQAIDADKMAAFLQGIVTLESLNKDGKGILVDVNAGFNLKLGRVVLAVNNYTSVGGRPFVDTKNIGLGQISGSGGVTFSGGGVDTAISASNQASSDKIESAINTIGFTGIESLICGSAGCLAAQNAAITNADAFANALVDQAEDGGLSVDQISQAAQIIADNSASAATLIGAALSSNPYTNNTSNLTLRGASFTELSLGYARPLVLPGLLVGVNLKAIQGNIGYAKFDVLKKETESSDVFSDFDQNAKKSMQPGIDLGVLYDLNKTFGFLPFRPRVGAVARNINRPKFDQPDLAKQNGEGDKYALESQVRMGVALNPLNFWTLAADMDITENKTQIPGFKSRMMGAGTEINVFNRPWLNIPLRVGLAKNVAESGSKVAYTGGVGFNFLHFIIDIGGSVSTSTEKFTDDKGKEKEVPANASVAAQFALLF from the coding sequence ATGCATCGATCAGCCGTAAAAGTTCTTATCGCTTTATTGATCGCTTTCACAGGGCGTCCGGGTTACGCCGAATCCTGGCAGACCTTGGGTCCTCAGCCCATGGGAATGGGCGGCTCCTTCGTGGGCGTGGCCCGGGGAAATTTGGCCCAATATTGGAACCCGGCTGGTTTGGCTCAGGAAAATAATATTTCCGGGATTCAGATTCCCGTCGGCGGACGGGTCGAATTTACCTCCGGTCTCCTTAAAGATGCCCACAATTTGTCCAATATTGCGGCCAAATACAGCGCCCTTCAGGACGCTCAGAAAAACAGTCAAGCCATCGATGCCGATAAAATGGCCGCGTTTTTGCAGGGCATCGTCACGTTGGAATCGTTGAATAAAGACGGCAAGGGCATATTGGTCGATGTTAACGCCGGATTTAATTTGAAATTGGGCCGCGTGGTTTTGGCCGTCAACAATTACACATCCGTCGGCGGCCGGCCGTTCGTGGACACCAAGAACATCGGTTTGGGGCAAATCAGCGGCTCCGGAGGCGTGACGTTTTCCGGCGGCGGCGTCGATACCGCCATCAGCGCTTCCAATCAAGCCTCGTCTGATAAAATCGAATCGGCGATCAATACCATCGGATTTACCGGCATTGAATCGTTGATTTGCGGTTCTGCGGGCTGTTTGGCCGCTCAGAACGCCGCTATCACCAACGCGGATGCTTTCGCCAATGCGCTGGTGGATCAGGCGGAAGACGGAGGCTTGAGCGTGGATCAGATTTCACAGGCCGCTCAAATCATCGCCGATAATTCCGCTTCCGCGGCCACGCTGATCGGCGCGGCGCTTTCTTCAAATCCCTATACCAACAACACCAGCAATTTGACCTTGCGCGGCGCCTCTTTTACGGAGCTTTCTTTGGGTTACGCGCGCCCACTGGTCTTACCCGGTCTCCTTGTCGGCGTTAATTTAAAGGCGATTCAGGGCAATATCGGCTATGCCAAATTCGATGTTTTAAAGAAGGAGACAGAATCATCGGATGTTTTCAGCGATTTTGATCAAAACGCAAAGAAATCCATGCAACCCGGCATTGATCTAGGCGTCTTGTACGACTTAAACAAAACGTTCGGGTTTTTGCCGTTTCGGCCCAGGGTGGGCGCTGTAGCCAGAAACATCAACAGGCCGAAATTCGACCAGCCGGATTTGGCCAAGCAAAACGGAGAAGGGGATAAGTATGCTCTAGAGAGCCAAGTCCGCATGGGTGTTGCGCTTAATCCTCTTAATTTTTGGACCTTGGCCGCGGACATGGATATCACGGAAAATAAGACGCAAATCCCCGGCTTTAAGTCCCGCATGATGGGCGCGGGCACGGAAATCAATGTGTTCAATCGTCCGTGGTTGAATATCCCGCTGCGCGTGGGCTTGGCTAAAAACGTCGCCGAGTCGGGATCAAAAGTCGCCTACACCGGCGGCGTCGGATTCAATTTCCTGCATTTCATTATTGACATCGGCGGATCGGTGTCCACGTCCACGGAAAAGTTTACGGATGACAAGGGCAAAGAGAAGGAAGTCCCAGCCAACGCCTCTGTGGCCGCCCAATTCGCGCTGTTGTTTTAA
- a CDS encoding threonine--tRNA ligase, with amino-acid sequence MGHTAEQKEYKDAREEALHRLRHSCAHVMAQAVQELFPGTKLAIGPTIEDGFYYDFDSPHRFTPEDLSRIEERMRQVAKGNHAFVRSEKSKEEALRFFHERQERYKIEIIEGLGPGEPVSFFQHDSFIDLCRGPHLEKTGELKHFKLLNVSGAYWRGDEKNTMLQRVYGTAWPTKEELETHLKRLEEAKKRDHRKLGVELGLFSVHEEIGGGLIHWHPKGASIRMMIEDLWRKEHLKNGYHLVYTPHIASEEIYKISGHLEAYSELMYGAMDVEGRPFRAKPMNCPGHIMIYKSGLHSYRELPLRYAELGTVYRFEKSGVLHGLLRVRGFTIDDAHIFLTLDGLEEELKNVLSLARRYLGMFGFNDLNIMLSTRPEKYVGSEENWEKATAALKASLDHQGLPYEIDEGGGAFYGPKIDVKVKDSLGRLWQCSTVQLDFNLPQRFKVTYRASDSKDHNVVMIHRALLGSLERFFGVLIEHYGGAFPLWLAPVQVKFVSVGDDTASYVREAADLLRRDSYRVELDLEPATIGAKIRNATLEKVPVIAVIGPKEKESRTVTLRARDGANLGAVPLTDLPILLAKLARSGK; translated from the coding sequence ATGGGACACACGGCCGAACAGAAGGAATATAAGGACGCCAGGGAGGAGGCGCTTCATCGCCTGCGCCATTCCTGCGCTCATGTCATGGCTCAGGCGGTCCAGGAGCTTTTTCCGGGCACCAAGCTCGCCATCGGCCCGACCATCGAAGACGGCTTCTATTATGATTTTGATTCGCCGCATCGTTTCACGCCGGAGGATTTATCCCGCATCGAGGAACGCATGCGCCAGGTCGCCAAAGGCAATCATGCCTTCGTCCGCAGCGAAAAGTCAAAAGAAGAGGCCTTGCGTTTTTTTCACGAGCGCCAGGAGCGCTACAAAATAGAAATCATCGAGGGCCTGGGCCCCGGTGAACCTGTTTCTTTTTTCCAGCACGATTCTTTTATCGATCTCTGCCGCGGGCCGCATTTGGAAAAAACGGGGGAGCTGAAGCATTTCAAGCTGTTGAACGTCAGCGGCGCCTATTGGCGCGGGGACGAGAAGAACACCATGCTTCAGAGGGTTTACGGCACGGCCTGGCCCACCAAGGAAGAATTGGAAACCCATCTGAAGCGCTTGGAAGAAGCGAAAAAGCGCGATCATCGCAAGCTTGGGGTCGAGCTGGGCCTTTTTTCCGTGCACGAGGAAATCGGCGGCGGGCTGATTCATTGGCACCCCAAGGGCGCGTCCATCCGCATGATGATCGAGGATTTGTGGCGCAAAGAGCATCTCAAAAACGGCTATCACTTGGTGTACACCCCGCATATCGCCAGCGAGGAGATTTACAAAATCAGCGGGCATCTTGAGGCTTATTCCGAGCTGATGTACGGGGCCATGGACGTCGAGGGCCGACCGTTTCGCGCCAAGCCCATGAATTGCCCCGGCCATATCATGATTTATAAAAGCGGCCTGCATTCCTATCGCGAGCTTCCCTTAAGGTATGCGGAATTGGGGACCGTTTATCGTTTTGAAAAATCCGGCGTGCTCCACGGCCTCTTGCGCGTGCGTGGCTTCACCATCGACGACGCCCATATTTTTTTGACCTTGGACGGCCTGGAGGAGGAGCTGAAAAATGTTTTGAGTCTGGCCCGCCGTTATTTGGGCATGTTCGGGTTCAATGATTTAAACATCATGCTCTCCACCCGGCCTGAGAAATACGTGGGGTCCGAGGAAAATTGGGAAAAGGCCACGGCCGCGTTAAAAGCCAGCCTTGATCATCAAGGCCTGCCTTATGAAATTGATGAAGGCGGCGGCGCTTTTTACGGCCCTAAAATCGACGTCAAGGTCAAAGATTCGTTGGGCCGCCTTTGGCAATGCTCCACCGTGCAGCTTGATTTCAACCTGCCCCAGCGCTTCAAGGTCACTTATCGGGCTTCCGACAGCAAGGATCACAATGTTGTGATGATTCATCGGGCGCTCTTGGGCTCTTTGGAACGCTTTTTCGGCGTTTTAATCGAACATTACGGAGGGGCTTTCCCTCTATGGCTCGCTCCCGTCCAGGTGAAGTTCGTTTCCGTCGGCGACGACACGGCCTCGTACGTGCGCGAAGCCGCCGACTTGCTGCGCAGGGATTCCTATCGAGTCGAGCTTGATCTCGAACCCGCGACCATCGGCGCCAAAATTAGAAACGCCACGTTGGAAAAAGTTCCCGTGATCGCCGTGATCGGGCCCAAGGAAAAAGAGTCCCGGACCGTGACCCTGCGCGCCAGAGACGGCGCCAATTTGGGCGCCGTGCCCTTGACCGACTTGCCGATTCTCCTGGCCAAACTCGCCCGTTCCGGAAAGTAA
- the secG gene encoding preprotein translocase subunit SecG: MYTIFTVIHVITCVLIVAAVLLQSGRSGGFAGVFGSSGEVIFSTPSGSSFLRKLTTGLAVVFGVTSLTLAVLSKARMYRSVVLEQGAVSQPAPQRQQQAQPAAPAQPQPSTPAPK, encoded by the coding sequence ATGTATACGATTTTTACGGTTATCCACGTCATCACCTGCGTTCTCATTGTCGCGGCCGTGCTGCTTCAAAGCGGGCGCTCCGGCGGCTTTGCCGGCGTTTTCGGATCAAGCGGCGAAGTCATTTTTTCGACTCCGTCGGGCTCTTCGTTTTTAAGGAAATTGACCACGGGCCTGGCGGTTGTTTTTGGAGTCACATCCTTGACGCTGGCCGTTTTGTCCAAGGCCAGAATGTACCGCTCCGTCGTTTTAGAGCAGGGTGCGGTGTCGCAACCCGCCCCCCAACGGCAACAACAGGCTCAGCCGGCGGCCCCGGCCCAGCCGCAGCCCTCTACGCCGGCCCCGAAATAA
- a CDS encoding FAD-binding oxidoreductase, with translation MLTHDQKINNIIRQLKERTNAAPVSFKKKTVSHEVPKPDDRRHLDEKIDISSLDAVLHIDPVERTCIAESGVTFVDLVAATMKYGLVPIIVPELKTITIGGAVAGCSIESMSYKYGGFHDTCLEYEIITAQGNVLTCTPDNENSLLFQMIHGTFGTLGILTKLKFKLIPAKPYVKVTYEKYGDLASYQSAIWNHYVKQDVDFMDGIIHSPAEYVLSAANFTDHAPYTHSYDWVRVYYRSTSTRKEDYLKTPDYFFRYDKGVTNVTPKSFAARLLLGKFMGSNEILKIAKTFRRLIPSDKIPVTLDVFIPFSKAGDFMQWYKREINFFPLWCVPYRAVRKYEWLSPEFFKKTKDELFLDLAVYGMKKSGDKDCYKLIEDKLMSIGALKTLISTNYYSEEDFWKTWNKPNYAQVKRATDPNNTFRDLYTKTCKTMRGLDP, from the coding sequence ATGCTCACCCATGATCAAAAAATAAACAACATCATCCGACAGCTCAAGGAACGAACGAACGCGGCGCCCGTCTCCTTCAAGAAAAAAACCGTTTCCCACGAAGTCCCCAAGCCCGACGACCGGCGTCATTTAGATGAAAAAATCGATATCAGCAGCCTCGACGCCGTTCTTCACATCGACCCGGTTGAACGGACCTGCATCGCGGAATCCGGGGTCACCTTCGTCGACCTGGTGGCCGCGACCATGAAATACGGCCTGGTCCCCATCATCGTGCCGGAACTTAAAACCATCACCATCGGCGGAGCGGTTGCCGGCTGCTCCATCGAATCCATGTCCTACAAATACGGCGGATTTCATGACACCTGCCTGGAGTACGAAATCATCACCGCGCAGGGGAACGTCCTGACTTGCACCCCGGACAACGAAAACAGCCTGTTGTTTCAAATGATTCACGGCACATTCGGAACGCTCGGCATTCTGACGAAATTAAAATTCAAGCTGATTCCGGCCAAACCCTACGTGAAAGTCACCTATGAGAAATACGGCGACCTGGCAAGCTATCAATCGGCGATCTGGAACCACTATGTCAAGCAAGACGTCGACTTCATGGATGGGATCATCCACTCGCCCGCCGAGTACGTGCTCAGCGCCGCTAATTTCACGGATCACGCGCCGTACACGCACAGCTACGACTGGGTAAGGGTCTATTACCGAAGCACGAGCACGAGAAAAGAAGACTACCTCAAAACGCCGGATTATTTTTTCAGGTACGACAAGGGCGTAACCAATGTGACGCCCAAATCCTTCGCCGCAAGGCTCCTGTTGGGCAAATTCATGGGCTCCAACGAAATTCTCAAAATAGCCAAGACATTCCGCCGTTTGATTCCGTCGGATAAAATTCCCGTCACGCTGGATGTGTTTATCCCCTTCTCGAAAGCCGGCGATTTTATGCAATGGTACAAACGAGAAATCAATTTCTTCCCGCTCTGGTGCGTGCCGTATCGAGCCGTCAGGAAATATGAATGGCTGTCGCCGGAATTCTTTAAAAAAACCAAGGACGAGCTTTTCCTGGACCTAGCCGTTTATGGCATGAAGAAAAGCGGCGATAAAGACTGCTACAAGCTCATCGAAGACAAACTCATGAGCATCGGAGCGCTCAAGACTCTGATCTCGACCAACTATTATTCCGAGGAAGATTTTTGGAAAACCTGGAATAAACCCAACTATGCCCAGGTCAAACGCGCAACCGACCCCAACAACACCTTTCGCGATCTTTACACCAAAACCTGCAAAACAATGCGAGGGTTGGACCCTTAA
- a CDS encoding DUF192 domain-containing protein, which translates to MPARVILGFLALALGACSTASSKGRVEKFERTVPLSSYQRIELAAKNKKMRVYLADDSDKRREGLMQAGKNDLGPEEGMLFVFPTDGYLSFWMKNTPLPLDIAFLRADGTVINILAMKPYDLSNYSSAEPARYALETHAGWFLRNDIEPGDRFDLSLPAAGR; encoded by the coding sequence ATGCCGGCACGGGTGATTCTTGGATTTCTGGCGCTGGCGTTGGGCGCTTGCTCTACGGCATCCTCCAAAGGGCGCGTTGAAAAATTCGAACGAACCGTTCCGCTCTCCAGCTACCAAAGAATCGAGCTCGCGGCTAAAAACAAAAAAATGCGCGTTTACCTTGCGGATGATTCGGACAAGCGCCGCGAGGGGTTGATGCAGGCCGGCAAAAACGATTTGGGGCCGGAAGAAGGCATGTTGTTTGTTTTTCCCACCGATGGATACCTCAGCTTTTGGATGAAAAATACGCCCTTGCCCTTGGACATCGCTTTCCTACGCGCGGATGGGACCGTCATCAATATCCTGGCGATGAAGCCTTACGATCTTTCCAATTACTCCTCGGCTGAACCAGCCCGCTATGCGCTGGAAACCCATGCCGGATGGTTCCTGCGCAATGACATTGAGCCGGGGGACAGATTCGATTTAAGCCTCCCGGCCGCTGGCCGATAG
- a CDS encoding SWIB/MDM2 domain-containing protein has product MAAKKTNSAFMKPLQPDTVLGEVVGTKPLPRTQVVKKLWDYIKKNKLQDSKNRRNIKADAKLKPLFGGKAVVSMFELAKVVNKHLN; this is encoded by the coding sequence ATGGCCGCTAAAAAAACGAACTCCGCATTCATGAAGCCTTTGCAACCGGACACAGTTCTGGGCGAGGTCGTCGGAACGAAGCCTCTGCCGAGAACCCAGGTTGTCAAAAAACTGTGGGATTACATCAAGAAGAATAAGCTGCAGGATTCCAAGAACAGAAGGAATATCAAAGCTGACGCCAAACTTAAACCTCTATTCGGCGGCAAAGCCGTCGTCAGCATGTTTGAATTGGCGAAAGTCGTCAACAAACACCTTAACTAA
- a CDS encoding alkaline phosphatase family protein, with the protein MRLNFFSRFLKHHARALSPAIVCCGFFSLVGCALATEAIAQDRPSGNVVLVTLDGVRWQEFFGDPDPSLAPNETGRVFSRFWSAMASEGVVYGNPAANNVMTIANLAVVSLPAYQSIMAGVTTRCLNNECGRITRGTFPERLISELSLGSAEVATLASWTKIALAVERTEGTTSVKCGPQAGDQPEDLMSSEARLDKLTFPEALAYLTANRPRFLYISLNDSDDWAHRGDYAKYLGALRQYDAWLAQLAAAIDGLEDYGPKTTLIVTTDHGRGNGAKWTDHGVKVPQARAIWLYARGPHVSPKGVLSGGPAHTHLDIRPTIELLMGLCPQSCSRCGLPLTEVTSGIPSCSQ; encoded by the coding sequence ATGAGATTAAACTTTTTCTCACGCTTCCTGAAACATCACGCCCGCGCGCTGTCGCCGGCCATCGTCTGTTGCGGTTTTTTTTCGCTCGTGGGCTGCGCCCTGGCGACCGAAGCGATCGCTCAAGACCGGCCGTCTGGCAATGTGGTCCTGGTGACGTTGGACGGGGTGCGCTGGCAGGAATTTTTCGGCGATCCTGACCCGTCCCTGGCTCCCAATGAAACGGGGCGGGTTTTTTCACGTTTTTGGTCGGCCATGGCTTCCGAAGGCGTTGTTTACGGCAATCCGGCCGCCAACAATGTCATGACCATCGCCAATTTGGCGGTGGTGAGCCTTCCCGCTTATCAAAGCATCATGGCGGGCGTCACGACGAGGTGTTTGAATAATGAGTGCGGACGCATCACCAGGGGGACGTTCCCTGAGCGTCTCATCAGCGAATTGAGCCTGGGATCGGCTGAGGTGGCGACGTTGGCTTCGTGGACGAAAATTGCATTGGCCGTGGAGCGGACCGAAGGAACAACCTCCGTTAAATGCGGCCCCCAGGCGGGGGATCAGCCGGAGGATTTAATGTCGTCTGAGGCGCGTTTGGATAAATTGACCTTCCCCGAAGCCCTAGCGTATTTGACTGCGAATCGTCCGCGTTTTCTCTACATTTCCTTGAATGATTCCGATGATTGGGCGCATCGCGGCGATTACGCAAAATACCTGGGCGCGTTAAGGCAGTATGATGCGTGGCTGGCGCAATTGGCGGCGGCCATCGACGGGCTTGAGGATTACGGCCCTAAGACGACCTTGATCGTCACTACGGATCATGGCCGCGGCAACGGCGCGAAATGGACGGACCATGGGGTGAAGGTGCCCCAAGCCAGAGCGATTTGGCTTTATGCGCGCGGTCCCCATGTCTCACCCAAAGGCGTTCTTTCCGGCGGGCCCGCGCACACGCACCTCGATATTCGCCCGACGATTGAGTTGTTGATGGGTCTTTGCCCACAAAGCTGTTCGCGCTGCGGTTTGCCGCTGACCGAGGTTACGTCCGGAATCCCGTCTTGCTCCCAATGA
- the rlmD gene encoding 23S rRNA (uracil(1939)-C(5))-methyltransferase RlmD produces MNHYKTKATDKNGRFTLSIDKLVDGGDGLAFNEKTAVFVPLAVPGDLIEASWENKRKSYGFARIERIIKASPERTQPPCPLFAPNGKNPGCGGCQWQMAQYAYQLKAKKAIVGETFERIAKIPPGKLPLEDCVGMEEPWHYRNKVQYPLGRRDKRLILGYYARNSHNVIDLENCPVELPIFDAVLPRVKKVLAQSGCPVYEEARHDGLLRYCCLRGSQRTNELLFIVVARQQTPASFGRDLAQAGLPGLVGIVENVNPKKTNIIYGSASRALWGRPYYHEKILNKTYRISATSFFQTNTAQAEKIIDDVIKHLPGRFDVAVDAYSGVGLFTLFLAERAKQVIAIEEHPGSYEDARINGRSNGHDNIEWQNSRVENRLPGLAGAPDLVFLDPPRQGLDPKAAKALINLKPKKIVYLSCDPKTQARDIGLLADAGYTLERLVPFDLFPHTYHIETLAYLASNGR; encoded by the coding sequence ATGAACCATTATAAAACGAAAGCGACGGATAAGAACGGCCGCTTCACGCTGAGCATCGACAAATTGGTTGACGGCGGCGACGGCCTGGCCTTTAACGAGAAGACGGCTGTTTTTGTCCCCCTGGCGGTTCCGGGCGATTTAATCGAAGCCTCATGGGAAAATAAACGCAAAAGCTACGGCTTCGCGCGCATCGAACGCATCATCAAAGCGTCTCCGGAACGCACTCAGCCGCCCTGCCCGCTATTCGCTCCTAACGGAAAAAATCCGGGATGCGGCGGCTGCCAATGGCAAATGGCTCAATATGCCTACCAGTTGAAAGCCAAAAAAGCGATCGTCGGCGAAACGTTTGAGCGCATCGCGAAAATTCCTCCGGGTAAACTTCCCTTGGAGGACTGCGTCGGCATGGAGGAACCCTGGCATTACCGCAATAAAGTCCAATACCCTCTGGGCCGCCGCGACAAGCGCTTGATCCTGGGTTATTATGCGCGCAACAGCCACAACGTCATCGATCTGGAAAATTGCCCGGTTGAGCTGCCGATCTTCGACGCCGTGTTGCCTCGCGTTAAAAAAGTATTGGCTCAATCCGGCTGCCCCGTTTATGAAGAAGCGCGCCACGACGGGCTGCTACGCTATTGCTGCCTCAGGGGATCGCAGCGCACGAACGAACTCTTGTTCATTGTCGTCGCCAGGCAGCAAACCCCCGCTTCGTTCGGGCGTGATCTGGCTCAGGCCGGCTTGCCGGGATTAGTCGGCATCGTGGAAAACGTCAACCCCAAAAAAACCAATATCATTTACGGCTCCGCCAGTCGCGCGCTTTGGGGACGGCCTTACTACCACGAAAAAATTCTCAATAAAACTTACCGGATTTCAGCGACGTCGTTCTTTCAAACCAACACCGCCCAAGCCGAAAAAATCATCGATGACGTGATCAAACACCTCCCCGGCCGGTTTGATGTCGCGGTGGACGCTTATTCGGGCGTCGGCCTATTCACCCTATTCTTGGCCGAACGCGCGAAACAAGTGATCGCCATCGAAGAACACCCCGGCAGTTACGAAGACGCGCGGATCAACGGCCGATCCAACGGCCACGACAATATCGAATGGCAGAACAGCCGCGTCGAGAACCGGCTCCCCGGACTCGCCGGCGCCCCCGATTTGGTCTTTCTCGATCCTCCCCGCCAAGGTCTCGATCCTAAGGCCGCGAAGGCGCTAATCAACCTAAAACCAAAAAAAATCGTCTATCTGTCCTGCGATCCGAAGACTCAAGCGCGGGACATCGGCTTATTGGCGGACGCCGGTTACACGCTGGAGCGGCTTGTGCCCTTCGATCTTTTCCCCCACACTTATCATATCGAGACATTGGCTTATTTGGCGTCAAACGGCCGCTGA
- a CDS encoding class I SAM-dependent methyltransferase, with product MPLKTWWRGAFEKGVYPLKSLENNLQWRTKTRRQVVFLKKVLGLRPDSKVLDVACGQGRHALLLAQGGCQATGVDISPVYLSEARKQAARLKVKARFLRQDMRRLRFRREFDAAINMFSSFGYFSKAGDDLNVLRGIYAALKPGGYFLLDTINGPRILRHFVANKWTEWSDGMLILEDCELVRRKRAVKTRWIFIRNGYRKEMISLVRMYDNKSLGRLLKKAGFRIVRFYGETAVAPYRPLHSPRLVVLAQRPFDAK from the coding sequence ATGCCGCTTAAAACTTGGTGGCGCGGGGCTTTTGAGAAAGGCGTTTACCCGCTCAAGAGCCTTGAGAATAATCTTCAGTGGCGGACGAAAACACGACGGCAGGTTGTTTTTTTAAAGAAAGTTTTAGGTTTACGTCCGGACTCGAAAGTTTTGGATGTGGCTTGCGGGCAAGGGCGCCATGCCCTTTTATTGGCTCAAGGCGGTTGTCAAGCGACCGGCGTGGATATTTCGCCCGTTTATTTATCCGAGGCCAGGAAGCAAGCGGCGCGCCTTAAGGTGAAGGCGCGTTTTTTGCGTCAAGATATGCGCCGCTTAAGGTTCCGCCGGGAGTTTGACGCGGCGATCAATATGTTCAGCAGCTTCGGCTATTTTTCAAAAGCCGGCGATGACCTTAACGTGCTGCGCGGAATTTACGCCGCGCTTAAACCGGGCGGTTATTTTCTGCTTGATACTATCAACGGTCCCCGGATTCTGCGGCATTTCGTCGCGAATAAATGGACCGAATGGTCGGACGGCATGCTGATTCTCGAAGATTGCGAGCTTGTTCGCCGGAAGCGCGCCGTTAAAACTCGTTGGATTTTTATTCGCAACGGTTACAGAAAGGAAATGATTTCTTTGGTACGCATGTACGACAACAAAAGCCTGGGCCGCCTTCTCAAGAAGGCGGGATTCCGGATCGTGCGGTTTTACGGCGAAACAGCCGTTGCGCCTTACCGGCCCTTGCATTCGCCTCGCCTTGTTGTTTTGGCTCAGCGGCCGTTTGACGCCAAATAA
- a CDS encoding DUF309 domain-containing protein → MMKDPDFIQGISSFNEGKFFEAHEAWEDCWRRQSDENVRVFLQGLIQIAAGFYKFLEQGNPGGARYLLERGLEKLAGFQDGHAGLLLNAFREDASVCLKALRRGAVHLERIPKLEGRVC, encoded by the coding sequence ATGATGAAGGATCCGGATTTCATCCAAGGCATTTCGTCGTTCAATGAGGGGAAGTTTTTCGAGGCGCATGAAGCCTGGGAGGACTGCTGGCGCCGGCAAAGCGATGAGAACGTGCGGGTTTTTCTTCAAGGATTGATTCAGATCGCCGCGGGCTTTTATAAATTCTTGGAGCAGGGTAATCCCGGCGGCGCCCGGTATTTGTTGGAGCGCGGGCTCGAGAAATTGGCCGGATTTCAGGACGGGCATGCCGGGTTGTTATTGAACGCTTTTCGCGAGGATGCCTCCGTTTGCCTGAAGGCGCTTCGCCGGGGAGCCGTTCATTTAGAGCGTATCCCTAAATTGGAGGGTAGGGTTTGTTAA